A portion of the Cellulophaga algicola DSM 14237 genome contains these proteins:
- a CDS encoding toxin-antitoxin system YwqK family antitoxin — MYKYGVLTFEREFKNKKKIGLIAYDDKKRVKYALKMKNDTTYVEQFQYNEKELKIEDKGFVVNKQKKPYTLERTVTYASGALFAQGMVVVDTSQTSKRVAELSDLIFLNTGVWKSYYKDGTLESLGEYKNDQPIGIWKSYYENGALKVKGTYKFIDKPDLFGRYTSIKIGVWSTYHKDGSIDTEKDFKDGLK, encoded by the coding sequence ATGTACAAGTATGGTGTTTTAACTTTTGAAAGGGAGTTTAAAAATAAAAAGAAAATTGGACTTATTGCTTATGACGATAAAAAGCGGGTTAAGTATGCTTTAAAAATGAAAAATGATACAACCTACGTAGAACAATTTCAATACAACGAAAAAGAATTAAAAATTGAGGATAAAGGTTTTGTAGTTAATAAACAGAAAAAACCATACACCTTAGAAAGAACCGTAACCTATGCGAGTGGAGCACTATTTGCTCAAGGAATGGTAGTGGTAGATACCTCGCAAACTTCTAAAAGAGTAGCTGAATTGTCTGATTTGATATTTTTAAATACTGGTGTGTGGAAATCATATTATAAAGATGGTACGCTTGAATCATTAGGTGAATATAAAAATGATCAACCTATTGGCATATGGAAATCATACTATGAAAATGGAGCTTTAAAAGTAAAAGGAACCTATAAATTTATAGATAAGCCAGATTTATTTGGAAGATACACGAGTATTAAAATTGGGGTATGGAGTACTTATCATAAAGATGGAAGCATTGATACAGAAAAAGATTTCAAAGACGGCTTAAAGTAA
- a CDS encoding IS1595-like element ISCal1 family transposase has translation MDIFKGQNLLEFSDCFKTDNDCKEYLTNIKSKTPFKCSRCNHIACQTRADFSRQCNICRHTESATADTLFHKVKFGVRKAFFICFEMATSTKSLSASYMGVRYGVTEKTARLFMLKVREAMSSSGNNPMDGVVHVDEFVLGGREETKVGRSYNAKKKKAVTAVQLTEDGKVKRMYAMKIDDFSAQSLQYIFVNHISRNAKITTDKWRGYSPIAKAYDITQIESNGGLNFKALHTMIHQVKSWIRTTYSWVSDNNLNRYFNEFCFRINRSQSKATIFNNLIVKMVNNDKINQAELISN, from the coding sequence ATGGATATTTTCAAGGGTCAAAATCTTCTAGAGTTCTCTGATTGCTTCAAAACGGACAATGATTGCAAAGAATATTTAACAAATATTAAGTCTAAAACCCCTTTTAAATGTTCTAGATGCAATCATATAGCCTGTCAAACACGTGCTGATTTCTCTAGGCAATGTAATATTTGTAGACATACAGAATCCGCAACAGCAGATACTTTATTTCACAAGGTAAAGTTTGGTGTTCGCAAAGCATTTTTTATTTGTTTTGAGATGGCTACAAGCACGAAAAGCTTATCTGCAAGTTATATGGGAGTACGTTACGGAGTAACAGAAAAAACAGCTAGACTTTTTATGCTTAAGGTCAGAGAAGCTATGTCTTCGAGTGGGAATAATCCTATGGACGGAGTTGTTCATGTAGATGAATTTGTTTTAGGGGGCAGAGAAGAAACAAAAGTTGGCAGAAGCTACAATGCTAAGAAAAAGAAGGCGGTTACAGCTGTTCAGCTTACAGAAGATGGAAAGGTAAAAAGAATGTATGCTATGAAAATAGATGATTTTTCAGCACAATCCTTACAATATATTTTTGTCAACCATATCAGCCGAAACGCAAAGATTACTACAGATAAATGGAGAGGCTATAGTCCTATTGCAAAGGCTTACGACATCACACAAATAGAAAGTAATGGAGGGTTAAATTTTAAAGCGCTTCATACAATGATACATCAGGTTAAATCTTGGATAAGAACAACTTATTCTTGGGTTAGTGACAATAATTTAAATAGATATTTCAATGAATTTTGTTTTAGAATAAACAGATCTCAAAGTAAAGCTACAATATTCAATAATCTTATTGTTAAAATGGTCAATAATGATAAAATCAATCAAGCTGAATTAATAAGTAATTAA
- a CDS encoding leucine-rich repeat domain-containing protein yields MSELPNWIGSLKHLETLEIELNQLEGLPEDIGKLDKLETIWLSNNNIKELPDSFCDLTSLTTLSIQHNKLTHLPKNIGKLSNLELLFATDNEIEAIPESIGNMKNLYYLFLEKNRLKDLPTTMQDCKKLHKLHIGKNYISEENEQKIESLIPDNCFFWPF; encoded by the coding sequence ATTTCAGAGCTCCCAAACTGGATAGGTTCACTAAAGCACTTAGAAACATTAGAAATAGAACTAAACCAATTAGAAGGTTTACCAGAAGATATAGGAAAGCTGGATAAGCTTGAAACCATATGGCTGAGTAACAACAACATAAAAGAGCTGCCAGACTCTTTTTGTGACCTAACATCCTTAACAACACTATCCATTCAACATAATAAACTTACCCATTTACCAAAGAATATAGGTAAGCTATCTAATTTAGAACTTCTCTTTGCTACAGATAATGAAATTGAAGCGATTCCTGAATCTATAGGGAACATGAAAAATCTTTATTATTTATTTCTAGAGAAAAATAGATTAAAAGATTTGCCAACAACTATGCAGGATTGTAAAAAATTACATAAACTGCATATTGGAAAAAATTATATCTCTGAGGAAAATGAACAAAAAATAGAAAGTTTAATTCCCGATAATTGTTTCTTTTGGCCATTTTAA
- a CDS encoding fasciclin domain-containing protein, with translation MILKKRVFLLGAMVTVLSFTACKDEKKIEAEKAKVEEQAATLKAEQEAEAKKIKEEARSKEIRATSIAALVSNNEDLSTLVSALKAANLVEMMSTKGSYTVFAPNNNAFQKLPSKLSIAELAKEENKALLTSILQYHVVSGEITTDKLVKAIAGAKGNYTFKTMSGKELTASMKKDQIIIKDENNNKVNILAGNIKASNGIIHVVSDVLIMK, from the coding sequence ATGATTTTAAAAAAGAGAGTATTCTTGTTAGGAGCTATGGTTACTGTATTAAGTTTTACTGCATGCAAAGATGAAAAGAAAATAGAAGCAGAAAAAGCTAAGGTAGAAGAGCAAGCTGCAACATTAAAAGCAGAACAAGAGGCAGAAGCCAAAAAAATAAAAGAAGAAGCACGTTCGAAAGAAATTAGAGCTACGAGTATTGCAGCACTAGTGAGTAATAATGAAGATTTATCTACATTAGTAAGTGCATTGAAGGCCGCAAATTTAGTAGAAATGATGTCTACCAAAGGCAGTTATACCGTTTTTGCTCCTAATAACAACGCTTTTCAGAAACTACCAAGTAAGCTTTCTATAGCAGAGTTAGCAAAAGAGGAGAATAAAGCTTTATTGACTAGTATCTTACAATACCACGTAGTTTCTGGCGAAATTACCACCGATAAGTTAGTAAAAGCGATTGCAGGAGCTAAAGGGAACTATACTTTTAAAACGATGAGTGGGAAGGAATTAACAGCTAGTATGAAAAAAGACCAGATAATTATTAAAGATGAGAATAATAATAAAGTTAATATTCTGGCAGGAAATATTAAAGCTTCAAACGGAATAATCCATGTGGTAAGTGATGTTCTAATAATGAAATAA
- a CDS encoding toxin-antitoxin system YwqK family antitoxin, whose protein sequence is MNVIGEYNKEGELTWETRIKEEYNDPTFGLVRIEQEYDEGELDTDYKIKKNFKDPDLGIINIVMSFYERELEETFKYKKQTKEVITLGTVKTTVVYDEEDTEDRETITYGTTTIDKNFYKNKLTNEVKTYADEHNNYIRQEKEYYNGKILTKDLRYQNGKKEGLQTYFYTDGVPNTEQNYKEGKELGLQKSYYSDGQLKEKKTIDAQGNKDGEYVLYKRDGSLTTKGNYTNSKKTGTWEEYGGHNPNLLKKCTYTGDSATCEEMDYYDHGAYFTIKSATTLTQDQSGYYKNGPYTSYYNYKKNLIKKKGAYKNGAKFGAWVTRDEMGNMVCSLTYLANNKILNQEFALYYDDDGTLSRKGSNVPDYSCGGETNFSGEGYLNDYDHGTISSEKKYFDGTLVAEKCTSMVF, encoded by the coding sequence ATGAACGTTATTGGTGAGTACAATAAAGAGGGTGAATTAACCTGGGAGACCCGAATAAAGGAAGAATATAACGATCCAACTTTTGGATTAGTGCGTATTGAGCAGGAATATGATGAGGGCGAGCTAGATACTGATTATAAAATTAAGAAAAATTTCAAGGATCCAGATTTAGGGATTATAAATATAGTCATGAGCTTTTATGAGAGAGAATTAGAAGAAACTTTTAAATATAAAAAACAGACTAAAGAGGTTATAACTTTAGGGACGGTTAAAACTACAGTGGTCTATGATGAGGAAGATACCGAAGATCGGGAGACCATTACTTATGGTACCACTACCATTGATAAAAACTTTTATAAAAACAAACTTACCAATGAAGTAAAAACATATGCTGATGAACACAACAATTATATACGCCAAGAAAAGGAATATTATAATGGTAAAATTCTAACCAAAGACTTACGTTATCAAAATGGTAAAAAAGAGGGCTTGCAAACGTATTTCTATACGGATGGAGTCCCCAATACAGAACAAAACTATAAAGAGGGAAAAGAACTTGGACTTCAAAAATCTTATTACAGCGACGGACAATTAAAAGAAAAAAAAACTATTGATGCACAAGGTAATAAAGATGGTGAATACGTACTGTATAAGCGTGATGGTAGCTTAACCACAAAGGGAAATTATACTAATAGTAAAAAAACTGGTACTTGGGAAGAATATGGTGGTCATAACCCTAACTTACTTAAAAAATGTACATATACTGGAGATAGTGCTACTTGTGAGGAAATGGACTATTATGATCATGGTGCTTATTTTACTATAAAATCTGCAACCACATTAACTCAAGACCAAAGTGGTTATTATAAAAATGGGCCTTATACCTCCTATTATAATTACAAAAAGAACCTAATCAAAAAAAAAGGTGCTTATAAGAATGGAGCTAAGTTTGGTGCTTGGGTGACACGAGATGAAATGGGAAATATGGTTTGCAGCCTTACCTATCTAGCTAACAATAAGATTTTAAACCAAGAATTTGCTTTGTATTATGATGACGATGGAACACTATCAAGAAAAGGGAGTAACGTGCCCGACTATTCTTGTGGTGGAGAAACCAACTTCTCTGGAGAAGGATACCTAAATGACTATGATCATGGTACAATATCTTCTGAAAAAAAATATTTTGATGGCACACTAGTCGCTGAAAAATGTACAAGTATGGTGTTTTAA